One window of Penaeus chinensis breed Huanghai No. 1 chromosome 1, ASM1920278v2, whole genome shotgun sequence genomic DNA carries:
- the LOC125024959 gene encoding KICSTOR subunit 2-like isoform X1 encodes MDILNWLKNTRTQEVAEMASTHQSDHEEMVLQALMLHFTNFNFDKAKDQAEKERDMSRGVGSSMWQTLLTCIAQLAIAEKLYMNLSFLTSKGFLRKESSVRANFESLSLEFGELEKRNFESSNIRGGNARCSNAKTNNGNSAGNETASPGNPGSPGSLGNPGSLGNPASPVSDGLLEHICSHLVLFTKARLQMIAFYERMVGSSMDRLMNFEELLAHVTDISIKNSRNFHHPLLTPLKTSFTYECDILMHLLRSQIEMQFWRFFPSLLHLHDAHTKLNTWHAVVQSKETKKYGFGSNFLKSSPLPPLYQWLWQAKAAFVSKYSLYFHETLAAQSSPADMKGLISRQGQACDYVSKIQSFQRRSDAASVCLVFEAAGVEDYQGAGYHHPQESLSPPKGLDSYPAIFSYPPTKPLDRWPSIVMRVSDRSNELTLMDRVVHFFDQQIGSTYFLCRVEPRITIVVIFDTKKSEKDNYIKDFVYDLAMQLRGNKVFQNLKPK; translated from the exons ATGGATATTCTGAACTGGCTGAAAAATACACGAACTCAAG aAGTTGCCGAAATGGCTTCCACGCACCAGTCTGACCACGAAGAGATGGTTTTACAAGCCCTAATGCTGCATTTCACCAACTTCAACTTTGACAAGGCTAAAGATCAGGCA GAGAAGGAGCGTGACATGAGCAGAGGCGTTGGGTCTTCCATGTGGCAGACGTTGCTCACTTGCATTGCTCAGTTGGCCATTGCAGAGAAACTGTACATGAACCTTTCCTTTCTTACCAGCAAAGGATTTCTAAGGAAAGAG AGTTCTGTTCGAGCAAACTTTGAGTCTCTGAGCCTAGAGTTTGGTGAGTTAGAGAAGAGAAACTTTGAGAGCAGTAACATCAGGGGCGGTAATGCCAGGTGCAGTAATGCCAAGACCAATAATGGCAACAGTGCTGGGAATGAAACGGCAAGTCCCGGAAATCCTGGCAGCCCTGGTAGCCTAGGGAACCCTGGAAGTCTAGGAAACCCTGCGAGCCCTGTTTCAGATGGCCTTCTGGAGCACATATGTTCACATCTTGTGCTTTTTACAAAAGCTCGGCTGCAGATGATTGCATT CTATGAAAGAATGGTTGGGTCGTCCATGGATCGATTGATGAACTTTGAGGAATTGCTGGCACATGTGACTGATATTAGCATAAAGAACAGCAGGAATTTCCATCATCCTCTGCTGACGCCTCTGAAAACAAGTTTTAC ATATGAGTGTGATATCCTTATGCATCTGCTCAGAAGTCAAATTGAGATGCAGTTTTGGaggttcttcccttccctcctccacctccacgatGCACACACTAAACTGAATACATGGCATGCTGTTGTGCAGTCAAAAGAG ACAAAGAAATATGGCTTTGGTTCCAATTTTCTCAAATCATCTCCTCTTCCACCATTATATCAGTGGCTCTGGCAAGCGAAAGCAGCTTTTGTCTCTAAGTATTCCCTATATTTTCATGAGACTTTGGCAGCACAGAGTTCCCCTGCAGATATGAAGGGGCTCATTTCTCGGCAGGGGCAGGCATGTGATTATGTTTCAAA AATCCAGAGTTTTCAGCGGCGGAGTGATGCTGCTAGTGTGTGTCTGGTGTTTGAGGCTGCAGGAGTGGAGGACTACCAAGGTGCTGGCTACCACCATCCCCAGGAATCATTGTCTCCTCCTAAAGGATTGGATAGCTACCCGGCAATTTTTTCATATCCTCCT ACAAAACCCTTGGATCGCTGGCCAAGTATAGTCATGAGAGTGTCGGATAGATCAAATGAATTAACCTTGATGGACAGAGTTGTTCACTTCTTTGATCAGCAG ATTGGGTCCACATATTTCCTGTGTCGAGTTGAACCAAGAATAACAATTGTTGTGATATTTGATACCAAGAAATCGGAAAAGGACAATTACATAAAGGACTTTGTGTACGACCTTGCCATGCAACTCCGAGGCAACAAAGTGTTTCAGAACCTCAAGCCAAAGTGA
- the LOC125024959 gene encoding KICSTOR subunit 2-like isoform X4, with protein MAFLKVAEMASTHQSDHEEMVLQALMLHFTNFNFDKAKDQAEKERDMSRGVGSSMWQTLLTCIAQLAIAEKLYMNLSFLTSKGFLRKESSVRANFESLSLEFGELEKRNFESSNIRGGNARCSNAKTNNGNSAGNETASPGNPGSPGSLGNPGSLGNPASPVSDGLLEHICSHLVLFTKARLQMIAFYERMVGSSMDRLMNFEELLAHVTDISIKNSRNFHHPLLTPLKTSFTYECDILMHLLRSQIEMQFWRFFPSLLHLHDAHTKLNTWHAVVQSKETKKYGFGSNFLKSSPLPPLYQWLWQAKAAFVSKYSLYFHETLAAQSSPADMKGLISRQGQACDYVSKIQSFQRRSDAASVCLVFEAAGVEDYQGAGYHHPQESLSPPKGLDSYPAIFSYPPTKPLDRWPSIVMRVSDRSNELTLMDRVVHFFDQQIGSTYFLCRVEPRITIVVIFDTKKSEKDNYIKDFVYDLAMQLRGNKVFQNLKPK; from the exons ATGGCGTTTTTGA aAGTTGCCGAAATGGCTTCCACGCACCAGTCTGACCACGAAGAGATGGTTTTACAAGCCCTAATGCTGCATTTCACCAACTTCAACTTTGACAAGGCTAAAGATCAGGCA GAGAAGGAGCGTGACATGAGCAGAGGCGTTGGGTCTTCCATGTGGCAGACGTTGCTCACTTGCATTGCTCAGTTGGCCATTGCAGAGAAACTGTACATGAACCTTTCCTTTCTTACCAGCAAAGGATTTCTAAGGAAAGAG AGTTCTGTTCGAGCAAACTTTGAGTCTCTGAGCCTAGAGTTTGGTGAGTTAGAGAAGAGAAACTTTGAGAGCAGTAACATCAGGGGCGGTAATGCCAGGTGCAGTAATGCCAAGACCAATAATGGCAACAGTGCTGGGAATGAAACGGCAAGTCCCGGAAATCCTGGCAGCCCTGGTAGCCTAGGGAACCCTGGAAGTCTAGGAAACCCTGCGAGCCCTGTTTCAGATGGCCTTCTGGAGCACATATGTTCACATCTTGTGCTTTTTACAAAAGCTCGGCTGCAGATGATTGCATT CTATGAAAGAATGGTTGGGTCGTCCATGGATCGATTGATGAACTTTGAGGAATTGCTGGCACATGTGACTGATATTAGCATAAAGAACAGCAGGAATTTCCATCATCCTCTGCTGACGCCTCTGAAAACAAGTTTTAC ATATGAGTGTGATATCCTTATGCATCTGCTCAGAAGTCAAATTGAGATGCAGTTTTGGaggttcttcccttccctcctccacctccacgatGCACACACTAAACTGAATACATGGCATGCTGTTGTGCAGTCAAAAGAG ACAAAGAAATATGGCTTTGGTTCCAATTTTCTCAAATCATCTCCTCTTCCACCATTATATCAGTGGCTCTGGCAAGCGAAAGCAGCTTTTGTCTCTAAGTATTCCCTATATTTTCATGAGACTTTGGCAGCACAGAGTTCCCCTGCAGATATGAAGGGGCTCATTTCTCGGCAGGGGCAGGCATGTGATTATGTTTCAAA AATCCAGAGTTTTCAGCGGCGGAGTGATGCTGCTAGTGTGTGTCTGGTGTTTGAGGCTGCAGGAGTGGAGGACTACCAAGGTGCTGGCTACCACCATCCCCAGGAATCATTGTCTCCTCCTAAAGGATTGGATAGCTACCCGGCAATTTTTTCATATCCTCCT ACAAAACCCTTGGATCGCTGGCCAAGTATAGTCATGAGAGTGTCGGATAGATCAAATGAATTAACCTTGATGGACAGAGTTGTTCACTTCTTTGATCAGCAG ATTGGGTCCACATATTTCCTGTGTCGAGTTGAACCAAGAATAACAATTGTTGTGATATTTGATACCAAGAAATCGGAAAAGGACAATTACATAAAGGACTTTGTGTACGACCTTGCCATGCAACTCCGAGGCAACAAAGTGTTTCAGAACCTCAAGCCAAAGTGA
- the LOC125024959 gene encoding KICSTOR subunit 2-like isoform X2 encodes MCSILPWRCEVKEVAEMASTHQSDHEEMVLQALMLHFTNFNFDKAKDQAEKERDMSRGVGSSMWQTLLTCIAQLAIAEKLYMNLSFLTSKGFLRKESSVRANFESLSLEFGELEKRNFESSNIRGGNARCSNAKTNNGNSAGNETASPGNPGSPGSLGNPGSLGNPASPVSDGLLEHICSHLVLFTKARLQMIAFYERMVGSSMDRLMNFEELLAHVTDISIKNSRNFHHPLLTPLKTSFTYECDILMHLLRSQIEMQFWRFFPSLLHLHDAHTKLNTWHAVVQSKETKKYGFGSNFLKSSPLPPLYQWLWQAKAAFVSKYSLYFHETLAAQSSPADMKGLISRQGQACDYVSKIQSFQRRSDAASVCLVFEAAGVEDYQGAGYHHPQESLSPPKGLDSYPAIFSYPPTKPLDRWPSIVMRVSDRSNELTLMDRVVHFFDQQIGSTYFLCRVEPRITIVVIFDTKKSEKDNYIKDFVYDLAMQLRGNKVFQNLKPK; translated from the exons ATGTGTAGTATTTTGCCCTGGAGatgcgaggtcaaag aAGTTGCCGAAATGGCTTCCACGCACCAGTCTGACCACGAAGAGATGGTTTTACAAGCCCTAATGCTGCATTTCACCAACTTCAACTTTGACAAGGCTAAAGATCAGGCA GAGAAGGAGCGTGACATGAGCAGAGGCGTTGGGTCTTCCATGTGGCAGACGTTGCTCACTTGCATTGCTCAGTTGGCCATTGCAGAGAAACTGTACATGAACCTTTCCTTTCTTACCAGCAAAGGATTTCTAAGGAAAGAG AGTTCTGTTCGAGCAAACTTTGAGTCTCTGAGCCTAGAGTTTGGTGAGTTAGAGAAGAGAAACTTTGAGAGCAGTAACATCAGGGGCGGTAATGCCAGGTGCAGTAATGCCAAGACCAATAATGGCAACAGTGCTGGGAATGAAACGGCAAGTCCCGGAAATCCTGGCAGCCCTGGTAGCCTAGGGAACCCTGGAAGTCTAGGAAACCCTGCGAGCCCTGTTTCAGATGGCCTTCTGGAGCACATATGTTCACATCTTGTGCTTTTTACAAAAGCTCGGCTGCAGATGATTGCATT CTATGAAAGAATGGTTGGGTCGTCCATGGATCGATTGATGAACTTTGAGGAATTGCTGGCACATGTGACTGATATTAGCATAAAGAACAGCAGGAATTTCCATCATCCTCTGCTGACGCCTCTGAAAACAAGTTTTAC ATATGAGTGTGATATCCTTATGCATCTGCTCAGAAGTCAAATTGAGATGCAGTTTTGGaggttcttcccttccctcctccacctccacgatGCACACACTAAACTGAATACATGGCATGCTGTTGTGCAGTCAAAAGAG ACAAAGAAATATGGCTTTGGTTCCAATTTTCTCAAATCATCTCCTCTTCCACCATTATATCAGTGGCTCTGGCAAGCGAAAGCAGCTTTTGTCTCTAAGTATTCCCTATATTTTCATGAGACTTTGGCAGCACAGAGTTCCCCTGCAGATATGAAGGGGCTCATTTCTCGGCAGGGGCAGGCATGTGATTATGTTTCAAA AATCCAGAGTTTTCAGCGGCGGAGTGATGCTGCTAGTGTGTGTCTGGTGTTTGAGGCTGCAGGAGTGGAGGACTACCAAGGTGCTGGCTACCACCATCCCCAGGAATCATTGTCTCCTCCTAAAGGATTGGATAGCTACCCGGCAATTTTTTCATATCCTCCT ACAAAACCCTTGGATCGCTGGCCAAGTATAGTCATGAGAGTGTCGGATAGATCAAATGAATTAACCTTGATGGACAGAGTTGTTCACTTCTTTGATCAGCAG ATTGGGTCCACATATTTCCTGTGTCGAGTTGAACCAAGAATAACAATTGTTGTGATATTTGATACCAAGAAATCGGAAAAGGACAATTACATAAAGGACTTTGTGTACGACCTTGCCATGCAACTCCGAGGCAACAAAGTGTTTCAGAACCTCAAGCCAAAGTGA
- the LOC125024959 gene encoding KICSTOR subunit 2-like isoform X3 translates to MRGQRSPSVLEVAEMASTHQSDHEEMVLQALMLHFTNFNFDKAKDQAEKERDMSRGVGSSMWQTLLTCIAQLAIAEKLYMNLSFLTSKGFLRKESSVRANFESLSLEFGELEKRNFESSNIRGGNARCSNAKTNNGNSAGNETASPGNPGSPGSLGNPGSLGNPASPVSDGLLEHICSHLVLFTKARLQMIAFYERMVGSSMDRLMNFEELLAHVTDISIKNSRNFHHPLLTPLKTSFTYECDILMHLLRSQIEMQFWRFFPSLLHLHDAHTKLNTWHAVVQSKETKKYGFGSNFLKSSPLPPLYQWLWQAKAAFVSKYSLYFHETLAAQSSPADMKGLISRQGQACDYVSKIQSFQRRSDAASVCLVFEAAGVEDYQGAGYHHPQESLSPPKGLDSYPAIFSYPPTKPLDRWPSIVMRVSDRSNELTLMDRVVHFFDQQIGSTYFLCRVEPRITIVVIFDTKKSEKDNYIKDFVYDLAMQLRGNKVFQNLKPK, encoded by the exons atgcgaggtcaaaggtcaccgtCCGTTCTTG aAGTTGCCGAAATGGCTTCCACGCACCAGTCTGACCACGAAGAGATGGTTTTACAAGCCCTAATGCTGCATTTCACCAACTTCAACTTTGACAAGGCTAAAGATCAGGCA GAGAAGGAGCGTGACATGAGCAGAGGCGTTGGGTCTTCCATGTGGCAGACGTTGCTCACTTGCATTGCTCAGTTGGCCATTGCAGAGAAACTGTACATGAACCTTTCCTTTCTTACCAGCAAAGGATTTCTAAGGAAAGAG AGTTCTGTTCGAGCAAACTTTGAGTCTCTGAGCCTAGAGTTTGGTGAGTTAGAGAAGAGAAACTTTGAGAGCAGTAACATCAGGGGCGGTAATGCCAGGTGCAGTAATGCCAAGACCAATAATGGCAACAGTGCTGGGAATGAAACGGCAAGTCCCGGAAATCCTGGCAGCCCTGGTAGCCTAGGGAACCCTGGAAGTCTAGGAAACCCTGCGAGCCCTGTTTCAGATGGCCTTCTGGAGCACATATGTTCACATCTTGTGCTTTTTACAAAAGCTCGGCTGCAGATGATTGCATT CTATGAAAGAATGGTTGGGTCGTCCATGGATCGATTGATGAACTTTGAGGAATTGCTGGCACATGTGACTGATATTAGCATAAAGAACAGCAGGAATTTCCATCATCCTCTGCTGACGCCTCTGAAAACAAGTTTTAC ATATGAGTGTGATATCCTTATGCATCTGCTCAGAAGTCAAATTGAGATGCAGTTTTGGaggttcttcccttccctcctccacctccacgatGCACACACTAAACTGAATACATGGCATGCTGTTGTGCAGTCAAAAGAG ACAAAGAAATATGGCTTTGGTTCCAATTTTCTCAAATCATCTCCTCTTCCACCATTATATCAGTGGCTCTGGCAAGCGAAAGCAGCTTTTGTCTCTAAGTATTCCCTATATTTTCATGAGACTTTGGCAGCACAGAGTTCCCCTGCAGATATGAAGGGGCTCATTTCTCGGCAGGGGCAGGCATGTGATTATGTTTCAAA AATCCAGAGTTTTCAGCGGCGGAGTGATGCTGCTAGTGTGTGTCTGGTGTTTGAGGCTGCAGGAGTGGAGGACTACCAAGGTGCTGGCTACCACCATCCCCAGGAATCATTGTCTCCTCCTAAAGGATTGGATAGCTACCCGGCAATTTTTTCATATCCTCCT ACAAAACCCTTGGATCGCTGGCCAAGTATAGTCATGAGAGTGTCGGATAGATCAAATGAATTAACCTTGATGGACAGAGTTGTTCACTTCTTTGATCAGCAG ATTGGGTCCACATATTTCCTGTGTCGAGTTGAACCAAGAATAACAATTGTTGTGATATTTGATACCAAGAAATCGGAAAAGGACAATTACATAAAGGACTTTGTGTACGACCTTGCCATGCAACTCCGAGGCAACAAAGTGTTTCAGAACCTCAAGCCAAAGTGA
- the LOC125024959 gene encoding KICSTOR subunit 2-like isoform X5, whose translation MREVAEMASTHQSDHEEMVLQALMLHFTNFNFDKAKDQAEKERDMSRGVGSSMWQTLLTCIAQLAIAEKLYMNLSFLTSKGFLRKESSVRANFESLSLEFGELEKRNFESSNIRGGNARCSNAKTNNGNSAGNETASPGNPGSPGSLGNPGSLGNPASPVSDGLLEHICSHLVLFTKARLQMIAFYERMVGSSMDRLMNFEELLAHVTDISIKNSRNFHHPLLTPLKTSFTYECDILMHLLRSQIEMQFWRFFPSLLHLHDAHTKLNTWHAVVQSKETKKYGFGSNFLKSSPLPPLYQWLWQAKAAFVSKYSLYFHETLAAQSSPADMKGLISRQGQACDYVSKIQSFQRRSDAASVCLVFEAAGVEDYQGAGYHHPQESLSPPKGLDSYPAIFSYPPTKPLDRWPSIVMRVSDRSNELTLMDRVVHFFDQQIGSTYFLCRVEPRITIVVIFDTKKSEKDNYIKDFVYDLAMQLRGNKVFQNLKPK comes from the exons atgcgag aAGTTGCCGAAATGGCTTCCACGCACCAGTCTGACCACGAAGAGATGGTTTTACAAGCCCTAATGCTGCATTTCACCAACTTCAACTTTGACAAGGCTAAAGATCAGGCA GAGAAGGAGCGTGACATGAGCAGAGGCGTTGGGTCTTCCATGTGGCAGACGTTGCTCACTTGCATTGCTCAGTTGGCCATTGCAGAGAAACTGTACATGAACCTTTCCTTTCTTACCAGCAAAGGATTTCTAAGGAAAGAG AGTTCTGTTCGAGCAAACTTTGAGTCTCTGAGCCTAGAGTTTGGTGAGTTAGAGAAGAGAAACTTTGAGAGCAGTAACATCAGGGGCGGTAATGCCAGGTGCAGTAATGCCAAGACCAATAATGGCAACAGTGCTGGGAATGAAACGGCAAGTCCCGGAAATCCTGGCAGCCCTGGTAGCCTAGGGAACCCTGGAAGTCTAGGAAACCCTGCGAGCCCTGTTTCAGATGGCCTTCTGGAGCACATATGTTCACATCTTGTGCTTTTTACAAAAGCTCGGCTGCAGATGATTGCATT CTATGAAAGAATGGTTGGGTCGTCCATGGATCGATTGATGAACTTTGAGGAATTGCTGGCACATGTGACTGATATTAGCATAAAGAACAGCAGGAATTTCCATCATCCTCTGCTGACGCCTCTGAAAACAAGTTTTAC ATATGAGTGTGATATCCTTATGCATCTGCTCAGAAGTCAAATTGAGATGCAGTTTTGGaggttcttcccttccctcctccacctccacgatGCACACACTAAACTGAATACATGGCATGCTGTTGTGCAGTCAAAAGAG ACAAAGAAATATGGCTTTGGTTCCAATTTTCTCAAATCATCTCCTCTTCCACCATTATATCAGTGGCTCTGGCAAGCGAAAGCAGCTTTTGTCTCTAAGTATTCCCTATATTTTCATGAGACTTTGGCAGCACAGAGTTCCCCTGCAGATATGAAGGGGCTCATTTCTCGGCAGGGGCAGGCATGTGATTATGTTTCAAA AATCCAGAGTTTTCAGCGGCGGAGTGATGCTGCTAGTGTGTGTCTGGTGTTTGAGGCTGCAGGAGTGGAGGACTACCAAGGTGCTGGCTACCACCATCCCCAGGAATCATTGTCTCCTCCTAAAGGATTGGATAGCTACCCGGCAATTTTTTCATATCCTCCT ACAAAACCCTTGGATCGCTGGCCAAGTATAGTCATGAGAGTGTCGGATAGATCAAATGAATTAACCTTGATGGACAGAGTTGTTCACTTCTTTGATCAGCAG ATTGGGTCCACATATTTCCTGTGTCGAGTTGAACCAAGAATAACAATTGTTGTGATATTTGATACCAAGAAATCGGAAAAGGACAATTACATAAAGGACTTTGTGTACGACCTTGCCATGCAACTCCGAGGCAACAAAGTGTTTCAGAACCTCAAGCCAAAGTGA
- the LOC125024959 gene encoding KICSTOR subunit 2-like isoform X6, producing MASTHQSDHEEMVLQALMLHFTNFNFDKAKDQAEKERDMSRGVGSSMWQTLLTCIAQLAIAEKLYMNLSFLTSKGFLRKESSVRANFESLSLEFGELEKRNFESSNIRGGNARCSNAKTNNGNSAGNETASPGNPGSPGSLGNPGSLGNPASPVSDGLLEHICSHLVLFTKARLQMIAFYERMVGSSMDRLMNFEELLAHVTDISIKNSRNFHHPLLTPLKTSFTYECDILMHLLRSQIEMQFWRFFPSLLHLHDAHTKLNTWHAVVQSKETKKYGFGSNFLKSSPLPPLYQWLWQAKAAFVSKYSLYFHETLAAQSSPADMKGLISRQGQACDYVSKIQSFQRRSDAASVCLVFEAAGVEDYQGAGYHHPQESLSPPKGLDSYPAIFSYPPTKPLDRWPSIVMRVSDRSNELTLMDRVVHFFDQQIGSTYFLCRVEPRITIVVIFDTKKSEKDNYIKDFVYDLAMQLRGNKVFQNLKPK from the exons ATGGCTTCCACGCACCAGTCTGACCACGAAGAGATGGTTTTACAAGCCCTAATGCTGCATTTCACCAACTTCAACTTTGACAAGGCTAAAGATCAGGCA GAGAAGGAGCGTGACATGAGCAGAGGCGTTGGGTCTTCCATGTGGCAGACGTTGCTCACTTGCATTGCTCAGTTGGCCATTGCAGAGAAACTGTACATGAACCTTTCCTTTCTTACCAGCAAAGGATTTCTAAGGAAAGAG AGTTCTGTTCGAGCAAACTTTGAGTCTCTGAGCCTAGAGTTTGGTGAGTTAGAGAAGAGAAACTTTGAGAGCAGTAACATCAGGGGCGGTAATGCCAGGTGCAGTAATGCCAAGACCAATAATGGCAACAGTGCTGGGAATGAAACGGCAAGTCCCGGAAATCCTGGCAGCCCTGGTAGCCTAGGGAACCCTGGAAGTCTAGGAAACCCTGCGAGCCCTGTTTCAGATGGCCTTCTGGAGCACATATGTTCACATCTTGTGCTTTTTACAAAAGCTCGGCTGCAGATGATTGCATT CTATGAAAGAATGGTTGGGTCGTCCATGGATCGATTGATGAACTTTGAGGAATTGCTGGCACATGTGACTGATATTAGCATAAAGAACAGCAGGAATTTCCATCATCCTCTGCTGACGCCTCTGAAAACAAGTTTTAC ATATGAGTGTGATATCCTTATGCATCTGCTCAGAAGTCAAATTGAGATGCAGTTTTGGaggttcttcccttccctcctccacctccacgatGCACACACTAAACTGAATACATGGCATGCTGTTGTGCAGTCAAAAGAG ACAAAGAAATATGGCTTTGGTTCCAATTTTCTCAAATCATCTCCTCTTCCACCATTATATCAGTGGCTCTGGCAAGCGAAAGCAGCTTTTGTCTCTAAGTATTCCCTATATTTTCATGAGACTTTGGCAGCACAGAGTTCCCCTGCAGATATGAAGGGGCTCATTTCTCGGCAGGGGCAGGCATGTGATTATGTTTCAAA AATCCAGAGTTTTCAGCGGCGGAGTGATGCTGCTAGTGTGTGTCTGGTGTTTGAGGCTGCAGGAGTGGAGGACTACCAAGGTGCTGGCTACCACCATCCCCAGGAATCATTGTCTCCTCCTAAAGGATTGGATAGCTACCCGGCAATTTTTTCATATCCTCCT ACAAAACCCTTGGATCGCTGGCCAAGTATAGTCATGAGAGTGTCGGATAGATCAAATGAATTAACCTTGATGGACAGAGTTGTTCACTTCTTTGATCAGCAG ATTGGGTCCACATATTTCCTGTGTCGAGTTGAACCAAGAATAACAATTGTTGTGATATTTGATACCAAGAAATCGGAAAAGGACAATTACATAAAGGACTTTGTGTACGACCTTGCCATGCAACTCCGAGGCAACAAAGTGTTTCAGAACCTCAAGCCAAAGTGA